Genomic DNA from Lagopus muta isolate bLagMut1 chromosome 19, bLagMut1 primary, whole genome shotgun sequence:
CCAAGAACTGAAGCAGTGTTAGTAAAATCGCTTACCAACTCTCCAATTCTGTTTTGCTCACCTCCATCACAAAGCGCTTGTCGTGGCTTCCCCCTGTTTCAGAGATGAGCTCATACTTCAGacctcttcttttttcattgaGCTCCATCACTGGATTTTTGCCACTTGCTGTCAGTATAGGACCCTGAGTTCTTACCTAGAGAGACATTCATGGGGTTGATTTAGAGCCTTATGTCCTCAAACAGTGGACAGATATCTGCAGCATTACAGCACACAGTGTCAAGTGGTCAGCCATTTGGcagcattttcaatttttaaagcCTTTGCAGTAGCATTTTGTTCCCAATACACGTCTCACCAGAATTTCCAGGAGCAGACCTGTATCAAAGGTAACACTGCCTTGATAACATGATGCACTAGAACAGGAGATAGAAACTCTCTTTTCTAGCACGATAGCAAGCTAGTGGTTTCAGAGCCTAGTCTGGTATCTACATATCACCAAGCATCACACCAGCTGCACTCAGAATTTAAACCCCCAAGGTATCCAGGACTGAAGTCATGGTGTCAAGTTCCTTGAAATCAAATGCTGATACAGGGGATGCTGGCCTTCACAACCTTGCATACTTCTCTGCTGCTTGATCTAATTACTTTCTGGTGCTACTGAGAGCTCTGACTGAGGAAGTTTCAGCACAGGTCACATGTTGAAACAAATATATCTGGAAGCAAGGAGGGTTGTGTTTAGATCTAAGTGCACCAGCATGTGAGCCTGCATTATAGTGCACTCAGCTACAGGTGCAAATGACCACTCACAAGTAAAGAGTGATGGATTGAGAGAAATTTCCAAACACAAGTTCTAATTTTAAGGATCAAGAGTTCTAGTGCTAGGAACTGTCCTTTGAAAGTAAATTAATATACTAGAGGCCCATACCACCATGATTTCAGAGATGTTCAGTCAGGACTGCTAAAATTTCTGGTAATTTGAGGAATACtgtatttaaattcaaattatcAGTCTGCAGCCTATGGCAGGACAGGTCTGAGCCTGGaaattcttccatttctcaGCCACTGCTGTAATTAATAAGTCATCATCTtccagcaaggaaagaaagaaacaaaaaccactgTATCTCTTCATCACTTTGACTTTTCTATGGACTACTCACCTCTAGGGTAGTAGAGGTGTCAGCTGTAGAATTTCCAGTATTATTGCTTGAGATTGAAGacactgtttcatttttacctTCGTTATCTGATTTTTCATCAGAACTCACGCACTCAACATCTGCATCAAAACCGGTTGGATAACCCATTGCTTGTAAAACCTACAACGAAAATACAGGTAATTGGCTGTAAAATAGCTACtagtacagaaacaaaaacaaacacagaaggcTGATCACAAAGGAAGAATGGCCACCAGACTCTTAGTAAAGGCACAATGCTTAGAAAATGTATCTTTTaaactgaaatggagaaaagcagagtagCTATAGGAAAAACAGTCCCAGGTTTCCAGAAGTAGAAtcaacacaaacagaaattttaGTCTCTTCGTGCTGTACATCTAGCTGAATTTTCAGGGCTGCCAGTTTTCAGAAAGGTCAGATCTAGAAACTGAAACGTTAAGAGTAAGCTCCCTTTTCAGTATGGGAAACCAAGGCCCAGATTTGCCTGGGGTGTAGGGGGAATAGTGAGAGTGGGGTGCTGGCCAGGGAAAGATAGTCTGCCACACCATCCATTTGTCCTTGGCTTGAATCAGGgatgtttttaaatgcagcccaggatatgtgTGTGGAGATAGGGAACAGAGCTGGGTAGGTACCAGCAAAGATCTGTCAAACACGGAGAAGTTCAAGGGCAGAGAAGTTACAGCCCTTCAGAGCAAGCCTTAGCTCCCCTTCCCCACTCCCTGTCTTCTACTTCcctgcaaacagctgcaggGAGTGAGGTAAAATAAAGGCATGAGGAAGAAAGTCAGGAAGGACACACATGCAGAGCTGCCTTTCCTGAGGAACAACACATTCGCTCAGATACTTTTGGATACTTTGAACTTGAAAGCACAAAGGACAATGGGATTTTCAATactgaaatcaaaagaaagcacagagtTGCCAGATGAAGcttctgaaaaatgcagttcttcttAAAAACGCACAGAATGACAGATGCACTTGTTTTTACCATAATTGCAGTTAAGAGGTTCTCCTACAGATAATTCATGTGAAAGAAACTTCCCTTTTTCCAGAAACCCAAGACTTGGTCTGCTTTAGTATCTCAGCTACCTCCTTGTCATGCAGTAAAGGTGCTCACATTGGGCATTCCAGTCTACTaatgtttaaaatacaagaGCTCTGACAATGTGCAGCACCTACAAGAAGTCAACCAGTGACTGTGTTTCAGTCTCTTACTGAAAAACTGACTGGAGACCAACCACTGTGCATAGTGTTTACCACTGTGCATGAAGGTATTCCAAtactgaagacagaaaacagctcCTTGTTTCAAGGAGTTTAACTGTCTGTGAACGGAGAGATTTGGAGAAGAAAGGGGTCTAAGAAGGAGCCACCAACATGCTGAGCAAGAAGTAAAACGAAACTGACACACAGACACCCCTCCCACCGCTGATGCAGAACTTCAATACCACATTCAGTCCATGAGCTGACATGTAGAGCCATGGGAGATTTTCCTTCCACATTGTTCCTCTCCACTATTCTAAAATCAGTGATGCTTTTTCATCCAATTGCCCAACCACGTTCTGAGTACATAGGTAGCAACTCACCCTCACTCAGATAACTGTATTTCACTAGCATTACTAGTTCTGACAACCATGTTCCATGCTCTGTGTTCCAAGATCTGAGGTTAGCTGATTACTTTAGGCTGCCTTACCTTCACTGCCACGTGGAGCTTGGCTGTTTTCTTAGAAGGTCCTGATGCTTCATATGTTGTACCATCAACATCTACAGACATTGTGAAGACTGGGGCATGGACTGGACCAGACTGGGACAGCAGCTTATACTGAAGCCCCGGCCTGATTTGGTTCAGCCTCATCAAAGCATTCATGAGATCTATTGCTTTACTATCTAGTACTAAgtgggaggagaagaaaggagggagaTTAACAggataaataaagaaatgaaacagtttgTATCAGTTTGCATTTAAGTGCATTGTTGGTATAAAGGTGAAAACAACCTCCCAGTCTCTTGAAGATTAAGGGTAATCACAACATTTATGTCTGCAATAAGCTATTTCATGTTTGGGTAACTATAATTatccatattttaaaatgaattcaaCTCTCTTACAGCTAACTGTATTCTTCCTGGCCTTTATAATAAAAGTTTTGTAAGTAGTGAAGAACCAGACACAGAACTGGCACCAGTGGTAGCACAATCAAAATATCCTTTAGATCTACCTAGATATCCTCTAGATATAGATATCCTCAACGCTGAGATCTTTTTATTCTGTGCATAAATTCAATGTCAATGTTTTGTAGATGaagcattttatgtttttcttgtggGAGGCTATTGGGAGACCAGTAGCTATCTCAAGAAGGGAGTGCAACAAGGCAAACCTTCACACTGCAGTATTACTGAGGAAAAAACAGTAGAGTGAAGCAATCAATAAAATACTTTAATCATTTAGGAAACCTAAATTTTTCCATGACCTGACAGGCTATTCCATTTAAAACACAAGTGACTGGGTGATTAATACATGTCAGGAGACATCCACATACACAGTAAGAACTGTGTAACACTTGCAGTGCTGGACAATAGCAACACCATTTTTTGTTCCACAGACTGTTTCACACACTATTCCACTCCACCACAGAGAAGCTCTTACACCAGTTCCTATGTATGGTgtatctttgaaaacagaatggaGAAGTGTTCACTTACTTTTCCTCAGATTACGcttcatctttttatttggaTCTTTATCATCCCCAACACCATCTTCAAACGGTCTCTTGAGAGCAGATGAGCCTGTACCTAGGGTATCATGAATGTactattagaaaaagaaaattctgaaacagGATTCACAGCAGTCCCATACTGTTCTTTCCATGTTTATAACTATGAAAAAAACCCTCAGCCTTCAGTCAAAGCTTTCTTATTTGTACATGTGGGCCAACAGTAGCTTATTACTCATTGTACTAAGCCATGGAAGATGTCTGTTTCCAATATTATGTGCCATAATAGTAATGAAATTCTTGTTACGGACGTTCATTATATGCTTTTTCATCAGTCTAaattctccccttccccatcatAAGAATCATAACTACTGTTTATCTTTAGATCCCAAAATGACTTTGTGCTTAAGGAAAACTGTCCATACCCTAGCTATACTGCTACTGCTCTGTTggtagtctggagaagagaactTCCACAACAAATAATTaagtaaaagacaaaaacaaacagaaatttaaCATAAAGAAGAGCTTTTGCCTTACGTTCATAGCATGTATCTCAGGAATTTTGTTCATTCTACATTAATTCCTAGTTTACTTCCAAATTAGTAACTTTTGAAGCAAACAATACTTACCTTCTTTGTCAGCTACTGACCAGGagtatttctgaaatgactTATTTGATGGGAGAGGATCCATTTCCAAAACCTTATAAATCTGACCAAAGGCTGATAATCTGAGGGCATGCTACAAAGTGACAGTAGAAATAAAAGTTACATCACAGCGCTGCTTTTTCCACAGTTGACTACATTTCTAACTAGGTTTGCAAACAGTCTTTTCCTTTATGTGGAATGACAGCtgtagaaaaatgtttatttataaaaatttaaaactCTTTTTCCATAATAGAAAGTGCAGGCCACATTGACAGGGTGCCTACTCTAGGActctgggctgtgagcacttgAGATAGGATGCAGAAGGTGTGCACACAGTGGGCTGCTAAAGGATTTACTTCATCTCTGCTAAACTCTTGCACTCATATCATTTCATCTTCTCATTGTAGGGCACTAGAAGAACCATTGggactgcttttaaaatatgccACCCTGTCAGAGAATAAATTGAATTAACCAGTTGAAATCTTCAGTATTATAGCATCTAGCTCTTGAGCATGAGTTCTGCACCTGAGCACTGTGCGTAATGGCTTCTTTTTGCTGAACTGTCATATCAGACAAAGCATCTGTTGGCTCCCGTTCACAGGGGTCATGCAGACCAGGGCCTCCTGTGAAGGAAGAAGATAAAAGGAGATTATTGGGAGTAAACATGAAACAATATGAAAATAGTGACTGTTGGATTTTGCATGTGCTGGTCTCTATCTTCAGCAGCGCTCCTTTTCCAAGAGGGAATTCAAATATCATAGAAAGCAAGCTAACCCTTGAAGCAGGAGGCCGTGGTACTAAtccttgtgaaaataaatgcatacgTACAGCTGTGTGAACTAGAAGTAGGAGGTTTAACAACAGTAGTGATTTGGGTACATATGCTGATCTCAgtttaacaaaaagaaagcaggtaGTCATTAGGTCAGTATTTATACATAACCCCTTAATGAAATAGAAGTTTATTTATAAGCAAACCTAGCATTTCCCTAGAGGTGTtcatggccaggttggatgggggcctgggcaacctgatctagtgcctgatttagtgttTGGAAACCCAGCCCACGGCAGAGGCTTGAAACCTGATGACCTTTGAGGTCCTTcccaacccaggtcattctgaGATTCCCTATGAACTCCTAACTGCATTGGAAGTACTTCATTCAAGCAGTTATGACTGTGCAACCTTCCTTTTGTCTTTCAATTTTAAACAAGAAGTCATTAATTTAGCTccacagcaggcagggagcacaAGGTAGACATTTTTCACCTAATCATACAGCAAGCAGCAGCGTGCTGTTAGAAGGGTGAGGGCTGCCTGATAAGTCTTTTGTATTCCTGAAGTTAATCCAGCCCCTTACCAGGAAGCAGAATTCCAGATGCCAAGCACTCCATCACTCGTCGTAATGCTTCCCCAGCGCCCAAAGGTCTATTACAAGTACCTATAGATTTTTCACATATAAGCTCGAGTGGCTAGAAGACATTAAATTATGATTAGTATGGACACAAGGGTAACTGTATCTGTAGTTAAAAAACGAGAGGTTGAGGGGAAGAACATTCACATCAGTTTACTCCAATTTTAATGCACTACGGTCCTAACTGCAGATACTGCCATTCCAGCACATGTAATATTCCCTGCTCTGAGTTTGTTACCTTCTGAGGAGACGAATGCTCTCCATTAACTGAATAGGAAAGTCTAAAAGGATGAGGCTTTTACAGCCAAATCAGAAATATTCTTCTCCTGTCTAAGGGATGTtcaagggggttggacttgatgacctctCCGAATCCAtacaattctttgattctgtgatatcagtTCTACATGAGAGAAAACACTGCCTTCTGTGACCCCTTAAGTGTTCCTTTCTGGACATGCAGAGTACCTGGCCCTCTCCAAACCTGCTAACATGGAATAATGTGGTCTGATAGGACCACCATTGCCACTGTAGCAGGGGACTCTGAATAGCTGAAGTTGGACGTAACATGGGGAATTCTGTTGTAAACCCATAACGGTGTGCAGTTCCCCACAGTGTCATTCCTCCTTCCCTAATAATGGCACACCTAATAGACTGAACAAATATTCatactctttttcttcctgtaagcACATTCTTATGCAGGCAGCAGTTAGTGGAAAGTTCGGAGAGTTGGGAGAGAAGCTAAAGGGAGATACGTCATACAGCGCACTGCTTCCCCCAGTTCAGACACTGCTACAGCCCTTAAAAGAAGTCTGAGATGTGAGCAGGTTGCCTTCAGCTCTTTTTGTACTTACCCATCCTTTCAGTGGTGCCCATGTGGGGACTCTGTTGCACAAATCCCGCAGAATACGCAGCACAATTACACATGATTTTAGTCCATTTGCCCTGgcctaaaacaaacaaaatggttCCAGTATACCTGCAAAAAACCTTGCCttcacttttgcttttctttttaaatgcacagaGTCCCAGGAtaggctttttttaaaaatgataactACTTAATGCTTAATCAGACTCATGCAAAACAAGAACagttatagaaaataaaatatttcaatttataGAGAgataaaaaggaagcaaaacgTCAAGATTGCTTTCGTAGTCTCACAACAACTCTAGACCAGTTGGCTGTGTACCTGTCATGCCTGCCCTTATACAGTACAGCACTGAATTCCGAATTGCAGACCTTTGCTCTACTAGGGACTAATCAGAAATTAAAGAggcattaaaattaaatatctcAAATTAAACCTCGTAAGGCTACAGTAACAACAAGGTAAGAACAAATAGCCAACCTGAAACCATTTGGCGTGCCGCAGAGACGCCAAGGCCTCCAGGCATTTCTGCCTGTCCAATAAGTCCGGAGGATCTTTCATCGCAACACTGTCTACTGGTAAAAATGGGATAAAAAGAGACAGATACAATTTGACCAAGGGGTTTCTGTCACAATACAAAAAGAGCGGCAGCATCTCAAAGAGGTAATAAGACTCCCAGAATTTAAGTGCACTgttatttaatttaaacaagCTCTTAAAGGTAGTAAATGTGCACGTGTGCAACAGAAGCAAAGGCATTCGCTCCttataaaataatagtaataataaagaTGGCCACTGCTATAGACAATCTGGGatcttattaaaaatgtagaacACATTTCAGGGCAGAAAACAGCTATATAGCACTTGTTTTGGttgttctttcccttctttgtgACTTTTAAGTGCACAAAAATGGCACAGGATTTTAGAGACAAGCTTCTTTTGACAAGGGGAAGATTTTCGTGAGAGGGGTAGAATATAAAAAACAGTACAGAGTGCTCTGAGGTTATTGCTGTGCAAGCGCTGGTGATTTTTAAGGAAttgaatttatttgaaatattttttattgaacAGTATTAGCAGTATTGAACAGTAATTCACTGACAGAAATATGTAAGAAATGCTAATGAGAAATTTCTGCAGTTTGATTAATCTCTCATATAACCAAAacataggaaagaaagaagtttggTAAATTACAGATACATTTTGAGAAGTAGCCCCcacttgtaaaaatcttcaCTCTCAACAgcaaccaaaaacaaacagatgaaaTTCAAAGAAGGATTTTAGAGACAAGACATTTTCTGTTGAGCTTTACACTTTCCTCgcatctcttcctctttttttgaTGCAGCATGCAAAAGACTGCTCTTAGCAGTCACATCCAATTCTGAACAAGGAATGTTGTAACAGCCCTTTCCTCCctcgtttttattttttcttaaaaggagCAATCAGCTTCCAGACTTTCTGGAAACTACAAATGACAGATTGTACATATCGGAGAGCATGTAGATTCAGATTTTCTGTGACAGGAGAACATcagagtggaagaaaa
This window encodes:
- the LOC125702592 gene encoding spermatid perinuclear RNA-binding protein isoform X3, with the protein product MRSIRSFANDDRHVMVKHSTIYPSPEELEAVQNMVSTVECALKHVSDWMDEKNKSVKCEGDVEAKEEAAESNAKDQSGRTLCGVMRIGLVAKGLLIKDDMDLELVLMCKEKPTKTLLCIVKDNLPVQIQKLTEEKYLVEEHVNEAAIIIRNTKEPKLTLKVILTSPLIRDEAEKKEGVDSVAMKDPPDLLDRQKCLEALASLRHAKWFQARANGLKSCVIVLRILRDLCNRVPTWAPLKGWPLELICEKSIGTCNRPLGAGEALRRVMECLASGILLPGGPGLHDPCEREPTDALSDMTVQQKEAITHSAQHALRLSAFGQIYKVLEMDPLPSNKSFQKYSWSVADKEGTGSSALKRPFEDGVGDDKDPNKKMKRNLRKILDSKAIDLMNALMRLNQIRPGLQYKLLSQSGPVHAPVFTMSVDVDGTTYEASGPSKKTAKLHVAVKVLQAMGYPTGFDADVECVSSDEKSDNEGKNETVSSISSNNTGNSTADTSTTLEVRTQGPILTASGKNPVMELNEKRRGLKYELISETGGSHDKRFVMEVEVDGQKFRGAGPNKKVAKASAALAALEKLFSGPNAANNKKKKILPQAKGVVNTAVSAAVQAVRGRGRGALTRGAFVGAAAATGYLTPGYGAPYGYSTAAPAYGGFFIDSPYCQPLSIAPFIIHLGPQDFFSDF
- the LOC125702592 gene encoding spermatid perinuclear RNA-binding protein isoform X2; this encodes MRSIRSFANDDRHVMVKHSTIYPSPEELEAVQNMVSTVECALKHVSDWMDEKNKSVKCEGDVEAKEEAAESNAKDQSGRTLCGVMRIGLVAKGLLIKDDMDLELVLMCKEKPTKTLLCIVKDNLPVQIQKLTEEKYLVEEHVNEAAIIIRNTKEPKLTLKVILTSPLIRDEAEKKEGDSVAMKDPPDLLDRQKCLEALASLRHAKWFQARANGLKSCVIVLRILRDLCNRVPTWAPLKGWPLELICEKSIGTCNRPLGAGEALRRVMECLASGILLPGGPGLHDPCEREPTDALSDMTVQQKEAITHSAQHALRLSAFGQIYKVLEMDPLPSNKSFQKYSWSVADKEGTGSSALKRPFEDGVGDDKDPNKKMKRNLRKILDSKAIDLMNALMRLNQIRPGLQYKLLSQSGPVHAPVFTMSVDVDGTTYEASGPSKKTAKLHVAVKVLQAMGYPTGFDADVECVSSDEKSDNEGKNETVSSISSNNTGNSTADTSTTLEVRTQGPILTASGKNPVMELNEKRRGLKYELISETGGSHDKRFVMEVEVDGQKFRGAGPNKKVAKASAALAALEKLFSGPNAANNKKKKILPQQAKGVVNTAVSAAVQAVRGRGRGALTRGAFVGAAAATGYLTPGYGAPYGYSTAAPAYGGFFIDSPYCQPLSIAPFIIHLGPQDFFSDF
- the LOC125702592 gene encoding spermatid perinuclear RNA-binding protein isoform X4, giving the protein MRSIRSFANDDRHVMVKHSTIYPSPEELEAVQNMVSTVECALKHVSDWMDEKNKSVKCEGDVEAKEEAAESNAKDQSGRTLCGVMRIGLVAKGLLIKDDMDLELVLMCKEKPTKTLLCIVKDNLPVQIQKLTEEKYLVEEHVNEAAIIIRNTKEPKLTLKVILTSPLIRDEAEKKEGDSVAMKDPPDLLDRQKCLEALASLRHAKWFQARANGLKSCVIVLRILRDLCNRVPTWAPLKGWPLELICEKSIGTCNRPLGAGEALRRVMECLASGILLPGGPGLHDPCEREPTDALSDMTVQQKEAITHSAQHALRLSAFGQIYKVLEMDPLPSNKSFQKYSWSVADKEGTGSSALKRPFEDGVGDDKDPNKKMKRNLRKILDSKAIDLMNALMRLNQIRPGLQYKLLSQSGPVHAPVFTMSVDVDGTTYEASGPSKKTAKLHVAVKVLQAMGYPTGFDADVECVSSDEKSDNEGKNETVSSISSNNTGNSTADTSTTLEVRTQGPILTASGKNPVMELNEKRRGLKYELISETGGSHDKRFVMEVEVDGQKFRGAGPNKKVAKASAALAALEKLFSGPNAANNKKKKILPQAKGVVNTAVSAAVQAVRGRGRGALTRGAFVGAAAATGYLTPGYGAPYGYSTAAPAYGGFFIDSPYCQPLSIAPFIIHLGPQDFFSDF